In a single window of the Arthrobacter sp. StoSoilA2 genome:
- a CDS encoding peptide deformylase, which produces MTQQPHSEAPSPATDFNPLQIRDAVLRLLETEELPPIVQAGHPVLRQQAAPYDGQLDGTELAAFIERMREVMLAAPGVGLAAPQLGIPLQLAVLEDKYEVDPESATVRHREPLEFMAVLNPQYRPLGNETASFYEGCLSVSGYQAVVTRYRNVELSYLTPEGRPVEEWFSGWQARIVQHETDHLQGILYLDKAELRSLSSNAEHSLRWSNPDIGDARRTLGFLHS; this is translated from the coding sequence ATGACGCAGCAACCTCACTCCGAGGCGCCCAGCCCGGCTACTGACTTTAATCCCCTCCAGATCAGGGACGCAGTCCTGCGGTTACTTGAAACAGAGGAGCTTCCGCCGATCGTTCAAGCCGGGCACCCTGTCCTCCGGCAACAGGCGGCGCCATATGACGGGCAGCTTGATGGCACTGAATTGGCGGCGTTCATCGAGCGGATGCGTGAGGTCATGCTTGCCGCGCCGGGGGTTGGGCTGGCGGCTCCGCAGTTGGGCATTCCGCTGCAGTTGGCGGTACTTGAAGACAAGTACGAGGTGGATCCCGAGTCGGCAACGGTCCGTCACAGGGAGCCACTGGAGTTCATGGCTGTCCTTAACCCGCAATATCGGCCTCTGGGAAACGAGACAGCGTCATTCTATGAGGGGTGCCTGTCCGTTAGCGGCTACCAAGCGGTGGTCACCAGATACCGCAATGTGGAATTGAGCTATCTGACTCCAGAGGGGCGCCCAGTGGAAGAATGGTTCTCAGGGTGGCAGGCACGCATAGTGCAACACGAAACGGACCACTTACAGGGAATTCTCTATCTGGACAAGGCGGAGCTGCGCTCGCTTTCCAGCAACGCGGAACACTCCCTGCGGTGGTCCAATCCGGACATTGGAGATGCGCGGCGGACCCTGGGTTTCCTGCACAGCTAG
- a CDS encoding class I SAM-dependent methyltransferase — protein MSPWGSLKDRDVDAIEDMDRSDCDLQRLNRSYARFPVVNGLLSGWHRIYRDRFRPILASTGTASVLDIGCGGGDVARSLAGWAARDGFSLLVTAIDPDQRAYDFASRSPAVEGVRFRQAHSAELVAEGSAFDIVLSNHILHHLDADQFTAVVRDSEALAKRLVLHNDLKRSNAAYLLFAAGFWPLGIGSYICGDGLVSIKRSFTAAELQRAAPVGWSVERNGPWHNLLVYQHA, from the coding sequence GTGAGCCCGTGGGGGTCCCTGAAAGACAGGGACGTGGATGCCATCGAGGACATGGACCGGTCTGACTGCGACCTCCAGCGCCTCAACCGTAGTTATGCCCGCTTCCCGGTGGTCAACGGCCTCCTTTCGGGATGGCACCGCATTTACCGTGACCGCTTTCGGCCGATTCTGGCCTCTACCGGTACGGCATCGGTGCTGGACATCGGATGCGGTGGTGGGGACGTTGCCCGAAGCCTGGCCGGATGGGCCGCGAGGGATGGGTTCTCTTTGCTGGTCACGGCGATCGATCCGGACCAGCGCGCCTACGACTTTGCCAGCCGCTCCCCAGCCGTTGAGGGTGTCCGTTTCCGGCAGGCCCATAGTGCCGAACTTGTCGCGGAAGGCAGCGCGTTCGATATTGTGCTGTCCAACCACATCCTCCACCACCTCGACGCCGATCAATTCACCGCCGTCGTGCGGGACTCCGAGGCTCTGGCCAAGCGTCTGGTGCTCCACAACGACCTCAAACGCAGCAACGCCGCTTACCTCCTTTTCGCCGCCGGCTTCTGGCCGTTGGGTATCGGCTCCTATATTTGCGGAGACGGCTTGGTTTCCATCAAGCGAAGCTTTACCGCCGCAGAGCTCCAACGGGCGGCTCCGGTGGGTTGGAGCGTGGAACGGAACGGCCCATGGCACAACCTGCTCGTCTACCAACATGCTTGA
- a CDS encoding NfeD family protein — translation MFEWLGENWWALWLTVFLAFAVVEMLTLDLFFIMLGGGALAGLIADFAGADFWLQIVIFSVVSLLMIAFVRPVALKHLHKGPAEQRTNIDRLIGQPALVIEAVTGTSGLVKIGGDVWSARSTAGVLDAGATVQVTRIDGATAVVASPAENSPR, via the coding sequence ATGTTTGAATGGCTCGGCGAGAATTGGTGGGCCCTCTGGCTCACGGTCTTCCTCGCGTTCGCGGTGGTGGAGATGCTAACCCTCGACCTCTTCTTCATCATGCTCGGCGGCGGCGCACTGGCAGGGCTCATTGCCGACTTCGCCGGGGCCGATTTCTGGCTCCAGATCGTCATCTTCAGCGTGGTCTCCCTCTTGATGATCGCCTTTGTCCGGCCGGTTGCCCTGAAACACCTGCATAAAGGACCAGCAGAACAGCGGACGAATATCGACCGGCTCATCGGTCAGCCCGCCCTGGTCATTGAAGCGGTCACGGGCACCAGCGGTCTGGTCAAGATCGGCGGCGACGTCTGGAGCGCGCGCAGCACCGCTGGAGTCCTGGACGCCGGCGCTACCGTTCAGGTCACCAGGATTGACGGCGCGACGGCGGTAGTTGCCTCGCCTGCCGAAAACAGCCCGCGCTGA
- a CDS encoding S9 family peptidase produces the protein MKPEQLPLLNSVSAPAIHPDGTKAVVSVVRPDFDADAYVGQLCNVPLDTSKRPRRITRGFRDTSPAFSPDGLVLAFLRSDFEGKAQLFVVESAGGEPQQVTDQHGGVNGFAWSPDSHRVVFTSRVAEPGRYGTVDGVASGSEDARLIAVNQYQMNGLGYVLDQRQQLFVVDVPELGGEPVVIPRGRAAREQPGAKVTGVPTAMQMTFGESDHEAPCFSADGSFIYFVAALHDGHDDDLVTSVYRIKATGGEPEPIKPNNPKLQTVTAVRASADGRSLFFTAQDLGDTGRDFVARNGVLYSMPVSGGDAVALTDVEHLDVSGPLEPSGPDSVLVLNTALGSVELLDITAAGSVTPLVHGARVVNGATVAANGEIAVSFQDASTAGDVASLERGELRLLTDFSAELRNSSRVSEPMEFQADAKDGYPVHGWLLLPDGPGPHPVLLTIHGGPFSQYTGAFFDEAQVYAAAGYAVAMCNPRGSSGYGQTHGRAIKERMGTLDMQDVLAFLDAALSTHTTLDTDRTGIMGGSYGGYLTAWTIAHDHRFKGAVVERGFLDPVSFAGTSDIGWFFGGEYAGATPGQLVAQSPLAVADSVETPTLVIHSENDLRCPLEQGQRYFAVLKERGIETSLLVFPGEDHELSRSGTPHHRKQRFEHILAWWAAHLPTASNRLPD, from the coding sequence GTGAAACCCGAGCAACTGCCTTTGTTGAACTCCGTCTCCGCCCCGGCCATCCATCCGGACGGCACCAAAGCCGTGGTATCCGTCGTCAGGCCTGATTTCGACGCCGATGCCTACGTCGGTCAATTGTGCAATGTACCGCTGGACACCAGCAAGCGCCCGCGACGTATCACCCGTGGGTTCAGGGACACTTCACCGGCTTTCTCCCCTGACGGCCTGGTTTTGGCCTTCCTGCGGAGCGACTTTGAGGGAAAAGCACAATTGTTCGTTGTGGAGTCGGCAGGGGGCGAACCACAGCAGGTCACGGATCAGCACGGCGGGGTGAACGGGTTTGCGTGGTCTCCCGATTCCCATCGCGTGGTGTTCACCAGCCGTGTTGCGGAACCGGGCCGATATGGAACGGTCGACGGCGTTGCTTCCGGAAGCGAAGACGCCCGGCTTATCGCCGTGAACCAGTACCAGATGAACGGTCTGGGGTACGTCCTGGACCAACGCCAGCAACTGTTCGTGGTTGACGTGCCGGAATTGGGTGGCGAGCCTGTTGTCATTCCCCGTGGCAGAGCCGCCCGCGAACAGCCTGGCGCCAAGGTAACCGGAGTCCCCACTGCAATGCAGATGACGTTCGGCGAATCGGACCACGAGGCGCCGTGCTTCTCGGCTGACGGCAGCTTCATATATTTCGTAGCGGCTCTCCATGACGGGCATGATGACGACCTCGTAACGTCCGTGTACCGGATTAAGGCAACAGGCGGCGAGCCAGAGCCCATCAAACCCAACAATCCAAAACTGCAGACCGTCACGGCCGTGCGGGCGTCCGCCGATGGCCGATCGCTCTTCTTCACCGCGCAGGACCTGGGCGATACAGGTCGGGATTTTGTGGCGCGCAACGGCGTTCTCTACTCAATGCCTGTCAGCGGGGGAGATGCGGTTGCCCTCACCGACGTCGAGCATTTGGACGTCTCAGGTCCGCTGGAACCGAGCGGACCTGACAGCGTCCTTGTACTGAACACGGCGCTGGGCAGCGTGGAGCTCCTCGATATCACCGCGGCAGGCAGCGTTACTCCTCTGGTCCATGGAGCCCGGGTAGTCAATGGAGCCACCGTAGCCGCCAACGGCGAAATAGCCGTGAGCTTCCAGGACGCCTCCACCGCTGGCGACGTCGCCTCCCTGGAGCGAGGTGAACTGCGCCTGCTGACGGACTTCTCGGCGGAACTGCGGAATAGTTCCCGCGTCAGTGAGCCCATGGAATTCCAGGCGGATGCGAAGGACGGGTACCCGGTGCACGGTTGGTTGCTGCTGCCTGACGGACCAGGGCCACACCCTGTCCTGCTCACTATCCACGGGGGTCCGTTCTCCCAATACACGGGAGCCTTCTTCGACGAAGCGCAAGTCTATGCGGCTGCGGGATACGCAGTAGCCATGTGCAACCCGCGGGGATCGTCGGGCTATGGACAGACCCATGGGCGCGCCATCAAGGAGCGCATGGGGACCCTGGACATGCAGGACGTGCTCGCCTTCCTGGACGCTGCGTTGTCCACGCATACAACTTTGGATACAGATCGTACGGGCATCATGGGCGGATCATATGGCGGCTATCTCACGGCCTGGACCATTGCACACGACCACCGTTTCAAAGGGGCAGTTGTCGAGCGCGGGTTCCTGGATCCGGTCAGCTTCGCGGGAACGTCCGACATCGGCTGGTTTTTTGGTGGCGAGTACGCCGGAGCGACGCCCGGGCAGCTGGTGGCACAGAGCCCTTTGGCCGTAGCAGACTCGGTGGAGACACCGACATTGGTAATCCACAGCGAAAACGATCTTCGGTGTCCTCTGGAACAGGGGCAGCGTTACTTCGCCGTGCTGAAGGAGAGAGGGATTGAGACCTCGTTGCTGGTCTTTCCGGGGGAGGACCATGAATTGTCCCGCTCCGGTACGCCGCATCACCGCAAGCAACGGTTCGAGCACATCCTTGCATGGTGGGCCGCGCACCTCCCTACGGCATCAAACCGCCTGCCGGACTGA
- a CDS encoding polyprenol monophosphomannose synthase, which produces MRVLTIIPTYNELESLPKTLGRLRTAVPESDVLVVDDNSPDGTGQLADGIAAEDKQVHVLHRKGKEGLGAAYIAGFKWGLAAGYDVLVEMDADGSHKPEQLPLLLDAVKEGADLAMGSRWVPGGSVVNWPLYRQAISRIGSTYARIMLGLKIKDVTGGYRAFRRSTLEALKLDEVDSVGYGFQVDLAWRVAKLGLRIEERPITFVERELGASKMSGNIVVEAMINVTKWGLAARWAKLTGKQPALAKQK; this is translated from the coding sequence TTGCGTGTCCTGACGATCATCCCTACCTACAACGAGCTGGAATCGCTCCCCAAGACATTGGGTCGGCTGCGGACCGCAGTGCCTGAATCGGACGTCCTGGTGGTTGATGACAACAGCCCGGACGGCACGGGACAACTTGCTGACGGCATAGCCGCCGAGGACAAGCAAGTGCACGTACTGCACCGCAAAGGCAAGGAAGGCCTTGGCGCGGCCTACATAGCCGGCTTCAAGTGGGGCCTTGCCGCCGGGTATGACGTCCTCGTGGAGATGGACGCCGATGGTTCCCACAAGCCCGAGCAACTGCCCCTCCTCCTTGATGCGGTGAAAGAAGGCGCCGACCTCGCCATGGGCTCGCGCTGGGTACCGGGAGGCAGTGTTGTGAACTGGCCGCTCTACCGCCAGGCAATCTCGCGCATCGGCAGCACTTATGCCCGCATCATGCTTGGCTTGAAAATCAAGGACGTCACCGGCGGCTACCGGGCTTTCCGCCGCAGCACACTTGAAGCCCTCAAATTGGACGAAGTGGATTCAGTGGGTTACGGCTTCCAGGTTGACCTTGCGTGGCGTGTTGCCAAGCTCGGCCTGCGCATTGAGGAGCGCCCCATCACCTTCGTTGAGCGGGAACTCGGCGCATCGAAGATGAGCGGCAACATCGTGGTGGAAGCCATGATCAACGTCACTAAATGGGGCCTGGCAGCACGCTGGGCCAAGCTCACCGGCAAACAGCCGGCCCTCGCAAAGCAGAAGTAG
- a CDS encoding amidohydrolase family protein has protein sequence MNQPGLSAGDRPDENVRKVTLYRNGSIYTAADPFATAMVVDGDTVAWVGSEQAATSIEDSTMDVIDLRGALVAPGFVDSHAHLTETGLALAGLSLTGVRSARELLDAVAAASGSGTVIGHGWDETTWQDATLPTLEELEQASGGRQVYLSRIDVHSALVSSSLAASAGLAGMDGFSGDSGRVVRTAHTAARLAARRFSDAERSGYQERALHYAASNGYVALAEMSAPHICGPEDLRMAMSWNRQTGKPQVLPYWGELASSEDHARTILDGLGPGVLGLAGDLNIDGSIGSRTAALRQDYSDAPGQRGTLYLSVDEAAKHLAACSLLGVQAGFHIIGDAGLDVALDALDAAAAEVGEQRIRAAGHRFEHVELADQAAVEKLAKYSVTVSMQPAFDAMWGGSGGLYEQRLGGRSKAMNTLAAFYASGVPITFGSDSPVTPLSPWSSIRACLEHSNLDQRISARAAFLGHTRAGWRATKHRNPLMGQLVPGAPASFAVWEVEELMVQVADSRVQSWSTDPRARTPLLPALDTGSDPVCLQTVREGQELFAHESLRV, from the coding sequence ATGAACCAGCCAGGCCTGTCCGCCGGCGACCGTCCCGACGAAAACGTCCGTAAGGTCACCCTTTACCGGAACGGTTCGATCTATACCGCTGCCGATCCGTTCGCTACCGCCATGGTGGTGGATGGTGACACGGTCGCGTGGGTGGGATCCGAACAAGCAGCGACGTCCATCGAGGATTCCACCATGGACGTCATTGATCTTCGGGGGGCCCTCGTGGCACCGGGCTTTGTCGACTCCCATGCGCACCTGACGGAGACGGGCCTCGCTTTGGCTGGACTGTCCTTGACGGGTGTGCGGTCTGCCCGGGAACTGCTCGACGCCGTTGCTGCCGCCAGCGGTTCAGGCACTGTCATTGGCCACGGTTGGGATGAAACAACCTGGCAGGATGCCACGCTTCCAACGCTGGAAGAGCTGGAGCAGGCCTCCGGCGGGAGGCAGGTTTACCTTTCCCGCATTGACGTTCACTCCGCCCTGGTTTCATCCTCCCTGGCGGCGTCGGCAGGCCTTGCCGGCATGGACGGCTTCTCCGGGGATAGTGGTCGCGTAGTCAGGACAGCCCACACCGCCGCCCGTCTCGCGGCGCGGAGGTTCAGTGACGCCGAACGGAGTGGATATCAGGAACGCGCCCTGCATTATGCGGCTTCCAACGGCTACGTTGCCTTGGCTGAAATGTCGGCCCCACACATTTGCGGCCCGGAAGATCTTCGCATGGCCATGTCCTGGAACAGGCAGACCGGAAAACCGCAGGTTCTGCCGTATTGGGGCGAGCTGGCGTCATCGGAGGATCACGCCCGCACGATCCTGGACGGGCTGGGCCCCGGGGTCCTGGGCCTGGCGGGTGACCTGAACATCGACGGTTCCATCGGGTCACGGACAGCTGCCTTGAGACAGGATTATTCCGATGCGCCGGGCCAACGCGGCACTTTGTATCTTTCAGTGGATGAGGCCGCCAAGCACCTTGCTGCGTGCTCACTCCTGGGCGTCCAGGCCGGTTTCCACATCATTGGCGATGCCGGCCTTGATGTTGCGCTTGACGCATTGGACGCCGCAGCCGCCGAGGTGGGGGAGCAGCGGATCCGCGCAGCAGGCCACCGCTTTGAACATGTTGAGCTTGCCGATCAGGCTGCAGTCGAGAAGCTGGCCAAATACTCGGTGACAGTCAGCATGCAACCGGCATTCGATGCTATGTGGGGAGGGTCCGGAGGTCTCTACGAGCAACGGCTTGGCGGACGCAGCAAGGCCATGAACACCTTGGCTGCGTTCTACGCCAGCGGAGTTCCAATCACCTTTGGCAGCGATAGCCCCGTGACACCACTCAGCCCTTGGTCAAGCATCCGGGCCTGCCTGGAACACAGCAACCTGGACCAGCGCATTTCAGCCCGTGCGGCGTTCCTTGGCCACACACGGGCAGGCTGGCGGGCCACCAAGCACAGAAACCCTCTGATGGGCCAACTCGTGCCCGGTGCGCCGGCCAGCTTCGCGGTTTGGGAAGTTGAGGAACTCATGGTCCAGGTAGCGGATAGCCGTGTGCAGTCCTGGAGCACCGATCCCCGTGCCCGCACGCCCTTGCTCCCGGCCCTGGATACCGGCAGTGATCCGGTCTGCCTGCAGACGGTGAGGGAAGGCCAGGAGCTCTTCGCTCACGAATCCCTCCGGGTCTGA
- a CDS encoding SPFH domain-containing protein, translated as MDGLGGTAAAVVLIVLVIFVIIVLVRSVRIIPQARAGVVERLGKYQRTLNPGLTILIPFVDRLLPLLDLREQVVSFPPQPVITEDNLVVSIDTVVYFQVTDPRAATYEIANYIQAVEQLTTTTLRNVVGGLNLEEALTSRDQINGQLRGVLDEATGRWGIRVSRVELKAIDPPHSIQDSMEKQMRAERDRRAAILTAEGTKQSQILTAEGQRQAAILAAEGDAKAAILRADGEAQAIQKVFDAIHKGNPDQKLLAYQYLQTLPKLAEGSSNKLWIIPSEVGEALKGIGSALGGANGDSDAAGFFGGSNKVAASEPVTPVESTTASQSRLTE; from the coding sequence ATGGACGGTTTAGGAGGAACAGCGGCAGCAGTTGTGCTGATTGTTCTCGTCATTTTTGTCATCATCGTGTTGGTCCGCTCGGTAAGGATCATCCCGCAGGCGCGTGCCGGCGTCGTTGAACGCCTCGGCAAGTACCAGCGCACGCTCAACCCGGGCCTTACCATCCTGATTCCATTCGTCGATCGGCTCCTGCCGTTGCTCGACCTCCGTGAGCAGGTGGTGTCCTTCCCGCCGCAACCAGTCATCACCGAGGACAACCTCGTGGTTTCGATCGACACCGTGGTCTACTTCCAGGTGACGGACCCACGGGCAGCCACGTACGAAATCGCCAATTACATCCAGGCGGTTGAGCAGCTGACCACGACAACTCTTCGTAACGTTGTAGGTGGCCTCAACCTCGAAGAGGCACTGACCTCCCGCGACCAGATCAATGGCCAGCTGCGTGGAGTGTTGGATGAAGCAACAGGCCGCTGGGGCATCCGCGTCTCGCGTGTGGAACTGAAGGCTATTGATCCGCCCCACTCCATCCAGGACTCGATGGAAAAGCAGATGCGTGCAGAGCGCGACCGTCGAGCAGCCATCCTGACGGCTGAGGGAACCAAGCAGTCACAAATCCTTACAGCAGAAGGCCAGCGCCAAGCTGCCATCCTTGCAGCTGAAGGTGATGCCAAGGCCGCTATCCTTCGGGCAGACGGTGAAGCCCAGGCCATCCAGAAAGTCTTTGACGCCATCCACAAGGGCAACCCGGACCAGAAGCTCTTGGCTTACCAGTACCTGCAGACGCTACCCAAGCTGGCTGAGGGCAGTTCCAACAAGCTCTGGATCATCCCCAGTGAAGTTGGCGAGGCCCTGAAGGGCATTGGCAGTGCGCTCGGGGGCGCCAATGGTGACTCCGATGCTGCCGGCTTCTTTGGCGGCAGCAACAAAGTTGCTGCTTCGGAGCCAGTAACTCCCGTGGAATCCACTACGGCATCACAGTCAAGGCTCACAGAGTAA
- a CDS encoding nuclear transport factor 2 family protein translates to MSISTPLDHVLGFIRTVESGGGAAEISPYLAHDFTLTEWPHALSRTGSTRTLKETLTGADHSKNIVANQRFEVVRTTCEGNRVVLEMNWSATLLLDLPHWDAGETIRARSTAVFELRDGLIVSQDTYDCYYTLPEQATS, encoded by the coding sequence ATGAGTATCAGCACCCCTCTGGACCATGTACTCGGGTTTATCAGGACGGTTGAATCCGGCGGCGGCGCCGCCGAGATCAGCCCGTACCTTGCCCACGACTTCACCCTTACGGAATGGCCGCACGCACTATCCAGGACCGGGTCCACCCGGACCCTTAAGGAGACTCTCACAGGCGCGGACCACAGTAAGAACATCGTGGCGAACCAGCGCTTTGAGGTGGTCCGTACCACCTGCGAAGGCAACCGGGTGGTCCTGGAGATGAACTGGTCAGCCACATTGCTCCTGGACCTCCCGCACTGGGATGCGGGTGAGACCATACGTGCGCGGAGCACCGCTGTCTTTGAGCTGCGGGACGGTTTGATCGTCAGCCAAGACACCTACGACTGTTACTACACCCTTCCTGAACAGGCAACGTCATGA
- a CDS encoding methyltransferase domain-containing protein, with the protein MLSDAVAALRCPVCEGRFQLAGDPQRRLVCDSGHVFDAAKQGYFNLLTGKGTVFEADSAQMVGARQRFLDSGHYAALADRVAGLAAASLQRPGAVVLDAGTGTGHYLHRVLETTPASAIGLDISKFALRRAARLNGDAANLVWDIWRRLPVADDAVDVVLVVFAPRNPAEFARVLRPGGQLIVVTPQPGHLAEIAARTGMLSIEEGKAERLAESLGGYFRANSAYNLDMPLTLKGSELADIAYMGPAGHHIKPEELAQLAAADGPVATTAKFRISLFTVGASAS; encoded by the coding sequence ATGTTGTCCGATGCCGTTGCCGCCCTCCGCTGTCCCGTTTGCGAAGGGCGGTTCCAGCTGGCCGGGGATCCACAGCGGAGGCTTGTTTGCGATTCCGGGCATGTCTTCGATGCCGCAAAACAGGGTTACTTCAACCTGCTCACGGGTAAGGGCACAGTCTTCGAAGCTGATTCGGCGCAAATGGTGGGCGCCCGGCAGCGATTCCTGGACAGCGGACATTACGCTGCTTTGGCTGACCGCGTCGCGGGTCTGGCAGCCGCATCGCTGCAGCGGCCCGGGGCCGTGGTTCTCGACGCCGGAACCGGCACCGGGCACTACCTCCACCGCGTTCTGGAAACCACCCCGGCTTCTGCAATCGGGCTGGACATTTCCAAATTCGCACTACGGCGGGCCGCACGACTCAACGGGGATGCTGCCAACCTCGTCTGGGACATTTGGCGCCGGTTGCCCGTCGCCGACGACGCCGTGGATGTGGTCCTTGTGGTGTTCGCCCCGAGGAACCCGGCAGAGTTCGCCCGGGTGCTGCGGCCGGGTGGACAGCTGATTGTGGTGACGCCGCAGCCAGGACATTTGGCTGAAATCGCTGCCCGAACTGGAATGCTCAGTATTGAGGAAGGCAAGGCCGAGCGCCTGGCTGAATCCTTGGGCGGCTATTTCCGCGCGAATTCAGCGTACAACCTGGACATGCCCCTCACCCTCAAGGGCTCCGAGTTGGCCGACATCGCCTACATGGGGCCGGCCGGTCACCACATCAAGCCCGAAGAACTCGCACAGCTGGCCGCTGCGGATGGACCCGTAGCAACCACGGCGAAGTTCCGTATCAGCCTCTTCACCGTGGGTGCTTCGGCTTCCTGA
- a CDS encoding RNA polymerase-binding protein RbpA yields MSDRSLRGMRLGAQSMETESGVEPAPRQRVEYRCEDGEQVFVTFSAEAEIPPVWVSKTGKEALLVDGERPVDANEKAVRTHWDMLLERRSLPELEQILEDRLNILRERRGERRSA; encoded by the coding sequence ATGAGCGATCGCAGCCTGCGGGGTATGCGTCTTGGCGCCCAAAGCATGGAAACCGAGTCCGGCGTTGAACCGGCACCGCGCCAGCGGGTTGAATACCGCTGCGAGGATGGCGAGCAGGTCTTCGTCACCTTCTCTGCTGAAGCCGAGATCCCCCCTGTTTGGGTTTCCAAGACTGGCAAGGAAGCCTTGCTCGTAGACGGCGAGCGTCCCGTGGACGCCAACGAGAAGGCCGTCCGTACCCACTGGGACATGCTCCTGGAACGCCGCAGCCTTCCGGAGCTGGAGCAGATCCTTGAGGATCGTTTGAACATCCTGCGTGAGCGCCGCGGAGAGCGCCGCTCAGCTTAG
- a CDS encoding NAD(P)/FAD-dependent oxidoreductase, whose amino-acid sequence MLDVVIVGAGPVGLFMGVLLLQHGHRVRILERRSNRSHRSRAIGIHPPALKELDHAGLAATLVASGVRIERGVAYSKGARVAGLPFNGDPDFPFILAVPQPKTEQVLEQAVMALDPDAIIRGAAVTEFADDGGTVSVLADSPSGGLAYTSRLLVAADGAHSMIRQRLLPGLSVRTYPDCYLMGDFIDTTGHGDEAVLYLEPEGIVESFPLPGDVRRWVVRLGAPARSPTAAGLAALVEARTGVGVDPGSNTMLSAFEVQSRLVKRMVHGRTVLLGDAAHEISPIGGQGMNLGWLDAAALAPLVDASLRGHNVGRQLQLFEKERRRAASRASQQAGLNMALGRPLHPAIMASRNAFFAHALELPGVSALVERRFTMR is encoded by the coding sequence ATGCTTGACGTCGTCATCGTCGGGGCCGGGCCTGTTGGGTTGTTCATGGGCGTTCTGCTGCTCCAACATGGGCACCGTGTACGCATACTGGAACGCCGATCGAACCGGAGCCACCGTTCACGGGCAATTGGGATTCACCCTCCGGCTCTAAAGGAACTGGACCATGCCGGTCTCGCGGCGACTTTGGTGGCATCCGGCGTCCGCATCGAGCGGGGCGTTGCGTACAGCAAAGGCGCCAGGGTGGCCGGGTTGCCCTTCAACGGGGACCCGGACTTTCCGTTCATTCTTGCCGTCCCACAACCCAAAACGGAACAGGTGCTTGAACAGGCGGTCATGGCTTTGGATCCGGACGCGATCATCCGCGGCGCCGCTGTCACGGAATTCGCCGACGACGGCGGTACGGTCAGCGTCCTGGCCGACTCGCCGTCCGGTGGCCTCGCCTACACAAGCCGCCTGCTGGTGGCAGCCGACGGAGCCCACTCGATGATTCGCCAGCGCCTTCTCCCGGGCCTTTCCGTACGCACCTATCCGGACTGCTACCTGATGGGAGACTTCATCGACACCACAGGGCACGGAGATGAGGCAGTTCTTTACCTGGAGCCCGAGGGGATCGTCGAGTCGTTCCCCTTGCCCGGGGATGTTCGCCGGTGGGTGGTACGGCTTGGAGCCCCCGCAAGAAGCCCGACGGCGGCAGGCCTGGCTGCGTTGGTGGAAGCCCGGACGGGAGTTGGCGTGGACCCCGGCAGCAACACCATGCTCAGCGCTTTCGAGGTCCAATCACGGCTCGTGAAGAGAATGGTCCATGGCAGGACGGTTTTGTTGGGCGATGCCGCCCACGAGATCAGCCCTATCGGAGGCCAGGGAATGAACCTTGGATGGCTTGACGCCGCTGCCTTGGCACCTCTCGTTGATGCCTCCCTCAGGGGACATAACGTCGGTCGGCAGCTTCAGTTGTTCGAGAAGGAACGACGCCGGGCGGCATCCCGGGCTTCGCAGCAGGCCGGGTTGAACATGGCCCTTGGCAGGCCCCTGCATCCGGCAATCATGGCATCCCGAAACGCGTTTTTTGCCCATGCCTTGGAACTGCCGGGTGTCTCCGCCCTGGTCGAACGGCGATTCACCATGCGCTAG